TGGGGCCGGCATCGACCGGGTTCGCTTCAGGTGGGGGAGGGACTTGAACCGGTTCTTGGGGAGTGGAGGGCTCGTCATCGCATCCACTCAGGATGGCGCTGGCCACGAGCAATCCGCCGGCGGCGACCAAAAGAGGCAGCATAAAAAACTCCTTTGACCGAGCCCTGATCGAGGCTTATCGGAAACGTACAGCAATGGTTGTGGAATTGCTCACTTTGAGAAGTTTCGGCATTTTAGGCGGCCCCAGGCTCTAAAAAGACAAAGAGTTTCAGTCCTATTTCCCTGGCATTGCCCTTGCTTCTGGTAGCTCCAGCAAAAGGAGGGTTCCATGCCGAGTCCCATTCAAGCCGCCAGCGTTTCCACCGTCGGCCCCGCGCCGGTCCCCGTCAATCCGACTCCCGAAACCACCCCGCAGCCGCCGGTTAACCCGCCCACCGGCAATCCGGCGCCCAAGTTTCAACCTCCTTCGCCTCAGCAGCAGCTGCGCAAGCTTACTGGTGGAAATTCGCGCTAGGGTGTATAGCTCGGTTCCAATCCGAGGTGAACCATGGCCCTTCGCCCCTGTCAGCTTCGTTACCTTTCCTTTTTCATTCTGCTTTTGGCATCGAGTGTCCAAGCCGCTCCCATCGCGCCCGGATCTGGCGCCGCGATGTGCGGCGCTTTGACCGTCTCCGATTTTCAGGGGGTTGGCGTGGCCAAGGCCGCGCCGCCTACCGCCAACGTGACGGACAAAGGGGCCAGCGCCTACTGCGTTTATGCCGGCAAATCGAGCGCCACCGGCGGCATCGAGCTCGATGTTTTTTATCCGGCGGGAACCAATCCCGGCGAAGCCAAAGCCACGCTGGAAACCGCCGGCGGGGAGTTGAGCTCCTCCCTGAAGCCGATCGCGGTTCCCGGCGCCGACGAAGCGCGCTGGTCGCCCAATGCGGTCTCGGGTGGACCGGCTTTCGCGACGATCCTGGTTCTCCGCGGCAATCTCGTCTTCGTGCTCGGCATCCCGGCCAATCCCGCCGCGCAAGCCCAATTACTCAAGCTGGCCGACCTCGCCTTGAAACGATTCTAATTGGCGTAAAAATGGGCAGCCTCCCAGATTTTGTTCAGTGGAAAATCGCTGCATTGAGCTTCCGCGCCGCGCCGATTCTAAGTATTTGAATTTTATATAGAATATTTCGATCAGCGCCGTGAATTTGGCCTCATTATTGCTGCTTCTCTCCGGAGACCCCCTTTAAGGATGAGGTGAGAGATGATGGAAGCTTGCGTTGAAATCGAAGCCTCGGCCGAGGCCGAAGATGAAGTCACGGTCAATATGCCGGTCGAAGCCTTGCCGCCGATGCGAAGCCTCGGCTTGGTTGAACCCCTTTATCCTCCGCACTACGAACCTCCGATCGGCCGCGCCCTCCGACGGTATTTCGCGGATTGCCGGCGCCGCGCCCGGGAGCTTCGGGACTACGAAAGAATCCAATATTACAACACGCTCTATCAAAAGTGCCGCCGTCTCGGCCTCCGGATTTACGCCCACATGAAAAAGAATGCGACCAGCCGACCGTGGGAAGATTACGAAAAAAGAATTTATCGTTGATCTTGGGCTTCAAGAATCCGATTCCGGGCAGATCCGCAAAGTCGTTTTCCAGCCGCCTCGCACCATCCCCCAAGTCATTGGACTGAAATCGATGGCCTCGTGAGATAGGGGATTCCCCCATGTTCGAACAGGGGGTTCCCCTATCGCTAGAGCTCCGAACGGCGCGATAAGATCCTGAGATCGCCTAGCAATTTGTAAATCGCGAGCCGAGCCTGATGGGAGGAACCATGGAGACGTCCAAGCTTAGTCTGAGCAAGACCGCCGACAAGGACAATCCTGAAACGACGCTGATTTTGCTTCGCGAGTTGGTCGCTCACTTGCGGCAGAACCGAACCCAGCTGCGCGAGGAGTGGGCCCGCCGCATCACCGAGGCCCAGCTGCTCACCGCGATGACCCGCGAGGAAATCTTCATCGAGGCGACCTCGGTCTACGACAACTACATCGAAGTTCTCGAGACCGGCAGCGTCGAAGCCCTTCAAGCCTATGCCCGCAACCTTTCGGAACGCATCATCCCCCGCGGCGTTGAAACCCATGAAGTCGTCGGCATCGTCTTGCTCCTTCGTGACGTGCTGGCCCGCTCCTTGTTCGCCAAGTATCAAGCCGACTTCGCCAAATTGAACCGGATCCTCGACGCCTATGAGCCGGCGGCCAACCGGATCGCCAATACCGTCGCCGTCGGTTTCGTCCAAGAGCGCGAGCGCATCATTCGCCAACAGCAGGAAGCCATCCGCGAGCTTTCGACCCCGGTCTTGCAGGTTCGGGAAAGGCTGCTGATCCTGCCGATCATCGGAGTCATCGATCCCCAGCGGGCCCGCCAGCTCACCGAGCAATTGCTCCGCGGAATCCGGACCAACCGCGCCAAAGTGGTCGTCATCGACATCACCGGCGTTCCGGCGGTCGACGCCACCGTCGCCAACCACTTGGTCCAGACGGTCGATGCTTCCCGGCTGATGGGCGCCAACGTCATCGTGACCGGGCTTTCCTCGGAAATCGCCCAAACTCTGGTCACGATCGGCGTCGACTTGAGCAAAATCAACGCGATCGGCGATTTGCAGGGCGGCATCGAAGAGGCCGAAAGGCTGCTCGGTTATAAAGTTTCGATGACTCAGGAAGCCCAGGCGCTGAAGATTTCGGGTAAAGAGGCATGAGAGTCCCCATTCTTAAACAAGGCGACTATCTGATCGCCTCGATTCAATCGGCCCTCTCCGATGAGGACCTGCTGCAGCTGCGCGACGATTTGGCCGAGCAGGTCGGCAAGTTCCGCTCGCGAGCCGCCATCGTGGACGTCACCGTCTTGGATGTCATGGACTCTTTCGCGGTCCGGACGGTCCGGGCCATCGCCCATATGATCCGTCTGCGCGGCGCCGAGACGGTCATCGTGGGGATCCAACCCGAGGTCGCTTTCTCGATGGTCCAATTGGGCCTGACTTTGGGGGACGTCGCCACCGCTTTGGACCTTGAGGAAGGCTTGGCCTACCTGAATGAGCAATCAAGGAATACCTGAAGGCGCTAAAATGGAGCTCCCATTGACGATCCAATCCGGTGGAGACATCGTGGTGGCCCGGCAGCAGGGGCGGAGCCTGGCCCTTCGACTCGGCTTCTCCGACGTCGACCAAATCGTCATCGCGACGGCCATCTCCGAGGTTGCCCGCAACATCGTCGAATACGCCCAACAAGGCGCGATCAGCATCAGCCCGCTCCACCAAGGCGGACGGACCGGAATCCTCATTGTCGCCGAGGATCAGGGCCCGGGCATCGCCGACTTGGGGCTGGCGATGCAGGTCGGCTATTCGACCGGCCGGGGCCTTGGCTTGGGGCTGCCGGGAGCCCGGCGCTTGATGGACGAATTCGAGATCGCCTCGGTCATAGGCCGGGGCACCACCGTCACCATGAAGAAGTGGGTTTCGTGAACACCGTGGAGGGAAAATTCAAGGATTTGGAGTGGGCATGCTCCACCGAGGTTCTCTCCGGCGAGGTCGAGTGCGGCGACCACTGCGTCGTCGTGCCGCGCGATGGCGGCGCCCTGCTGGCGGTGATCGACGGAATTGGCCATGGGCGGGAGGCGGCCGCCGCGGCCCAATTGGCGGCCGAGCTTTTGAAGTCCCGGCCCGCCGATTCAGTCATGTCGTTGATGCATATGGTTCATGAGAAGCTTCGACTCACCCGGGGAGTGGTCATGACCTTGGCTTCCTTGGATTTTCGCGACAACACCTTGACTTGGATCGGCGTCGGCAACGTCGTCGGCTCATTGCACTACGCCAACGACGACGGTCACTTGCGGAGCGAGTCGGTGATGCTGCGAGGCGGAATGGTCGGCGTTCAGTTGCCTCAGCTGAAAGCCGAGGTCCTGCCGCTGCGGCGGGGCGATTTGCTGATCTTCGCGACCGATGGAGTTTATCCCGGCGTGCCGAATGGAGTCCCCGAAAGCCCGGTCCGGGAAGTCTGCGAGCGCACTCTGAAAGAATTCTACAAGGGCCATGACGATGCTCTGGTGCTAACCGCGCGCTATCTCGGAGGCGCCAATGAAGAAGCGGGCGATTGAAATCGAGGATCGGTTTTACGCCGTCCTGACCAAAGCCGGTGAGCGGAGCCTGGAGAAAACCCTGCAAGACTCCTACGAGATCGGAAGGGCTGCGCTCGAGGCGGGGGCCGGTGTCTTGGATTTGGCCCGGGCCCATCAAAGCGCGGTCGATCGGATCATCGACCAGCTTCCACCCAGCGAGCAGCGACGGTTCTTCGCCCTCGCTCAACAGGTCCTGCGCGAAAGCCTGTCCTCCATTGAGCTGGTCCAGGTCGGGCTCCGCGACGCCATCGCCTCGTTGCATAGCGAGATTTTGGAACGCAAGCGAGTCGAGAAGGAAGTGCTGGATATCAGCCAAAAAGAGCAGCGCCGCTTCGGAGCCGAGCTCCACGACGGTCTTTGCCAAAAGCTGGTCGGCATTTCGATGCTGCTCCACAGCTTGCTCGCCAAAGAAAAACGGGCGGGCCCGGCTCGAGAGCCGGACGAGCTTGAGAAGATCGCCCAATTGCTCGACGAGTCGGCTCGGCAGGCTCGGGACATGGCCCATGGGCTTTTCCCGGTGGAATTACAGGCCGACTCCTTGATGCTCTCCTTGAAAGCCTTGGCCGGGCGGCTGTCGGAAGCCAACGGCATCCGTTGCCGCTTTCATTGCCCGGAGTCGATCCTCATCGAGGACAACAATTTGGCGACCCATCTTTTTCGGATTGTTCAGGAGGCGACCAGCAATTCCCGGAAGCACGGCGCGGCCGATCAAATCGACATCTTGTTGCTGAAGAAGAAAGGCCAAATCGAGCTTAGCGTTCGGGACAACGGTCCCAAGGAGTTGAAGCTGAATGGAAATTCGGGAATCGGCATTCAAATCATGAAATACCGGGCTCGGATGATCGAGGCCAATTTGGAATTTCGTCGGGTGGAGCCTCGGGGAACCCTGCTGATCTGCACTTTTCCGTTTTCCGGCGATCGCTAGGGAGTGAAGCAGCCCCCGTCCTTCACCGTGCAGCGCCCGGCGGCTCCGCCCCAGTCTCTTTCGGTTTGGGTCCGGGCGTCGTCCTGGGTGCAGGCGGTGGTCGCATAGTCCCGCGGCGGATCGCCGAGGCATTCAAGGCAGAACTCGAACCACATTTTGCGGCCGCCGGGATTGGCCGGGCAGGGCGCCGGCCCGCTGACGGCGGTTTCCTGCATCGACTTTAAAGTTTTGCCGCGGGCGCTGGTCAGTCGGACGCCGACGGCCTTGGTCGTGGTCGACAGTTGAATGGTCCGGTTGCCCTCGATGGTCCCGGCCGGG
Above is a window of bacterium DNA encoding:
- a CDS encoding SpoIIE family protein phosphatase, producing the protein MNTVEGKFKDLEWACSTEVLSGEVECGDHCVVVPRDGGALLAVIDGIGHGREAAAAAQLAAELLKSRPADSVMSLMHMVHEKLRLTRGVVMTLASLDFRDNTLTWIGVGNVVGSLHYANDDGHLRSESVMLRGGMVGVQLPQLKAEVLPLRRGDLLIFATDGVYPGVPNGVPESPVREVCERTLKEFYKGHDDALVLTARYLGGANEEAGD
- a CDS encoding STAS domain-containing protein; this encodes METSKLSLSKTADKDNPETTLILLRELVAHLRQNRTQLREEWARRITEAQLLTAMTREEIFIEATSVYDNYIEVLETGSVEALQAYARNLSERIIPRGVETHEVVGIVLLLRDVLARSLFAKYQADFAKLNRILDAYEPAANRIANTVAVGFVQERERIIRQQQEAIRELSTPVLQVRERLLILPIIGVIDPQRARQLTEQLLRGIRTNRAKVVVIDITGVPAVDATVANHLVQTVDASRLMGANVIVTGLSSEIAQTLVTIGVDLSKINAIGDLQGGIEEAERLLGYKVSMTQEAQALKISGKEA
- a CDS encoding anti-sigma regulatory factor, translating into MELPLTIQSGGDIVVARQQGRSLALRLGFSDVDQIVIATAISEVARNIVEYAQQGAISISPLHQGGRTGILIVAEDQGPGIADLGLAMQVGYSTGRGLGLGLPGARRLMDEFEIASVIGRGTTVTMKKWVS
- a CDS encoding STAS domain-containing protein; protein product: MRVPILKQGDYLIASIQSALSDEDLLQLRDDLAEQVGKFRSRAAIVDVTVLDVMDSFAVRTVRAIAHMIRLRGAETVIVGIQPEVAFSMVQLGLTLGDVATALDLEEGLAYLNEQSRNT
- a CDS encoding histidine kinase; the protein is MKKRAIEIEDRFYAVLTKAGERSLEKTLQDSYEIGRAALEAGAGVLDLARAHQSAVDRIIDQLPPSEQRRFFALAQQVLRESLSSIELVQVGLRDAIASLHSEILERKRVEKEVLDISQKEQRRFGAELHDGLCQKLVGISMLLHSLLAKEKRAGPAREPDELEKIAQLLDESARQARDMAHGLFPVELQADSLMLSLKALAGRLSEANGIRCRFHCPESILIEDNNLATHLFRIVQEATSNSRKHGAADQIDILLLKKKGQIELSVRDNGPKELKLNGNSGIGIQIMKYRARMIEANLEFRRVEPRGTLLICTFPFSGDR